A portion of the Homalodisca vitripennis isolate AUS2020 chromosome 2, UT_GWSS_2.1, whole genome shotgun sequence genome contains these proteins:
- the LOC124356246 gene encoding uncharacterized protein LOC124356246 produces the protein MKLTVLLCCLAAVLYTVSAFPAETTEAPTPPPLNNNKGFRSISDALDSALDWGGYDSPRQSKVRGAIHAAYHEIQYRLTDNQREHERAKDQWGVVSGGRRDNLDRYDREHYGTRNQNRDED, from the coding sequence ATGAAACTCACAGTCCTGCTCTGTTGCCTGGCTGCCGTTCTCTACACGGTCTCGGCATTCCCCGCTGAAACTACTGAAGCTCCAACACCTCCACCTCTCAATAACAACAAAGGTTTCCGATCCATCAGTGACGCCTTGGACTCAGCTTTAGACTGGGGAGGTTACGATAGTCCCAGGCAGAGTAAAGTCCGTGGAGCTATTCACGCTGCTTACCATGAAATCCAGTACCGTTTAACAGACAATCAGAGGGAACATGAGAGGGCGAAGGATCAGTGGGGCGTCGTTAGTGGAGGACGACGAGATAATCTTGATCGATACGATAGGGAGCATTATGGTACAAGGAATCAGAATCGTGATGAAGATTAA